A region from the Drosophila ananassae strain 14024-0371.13 chromosome 2L, ASM1763931v2, whole genome shotgun sequence genome encodes:
- the LOC26514740 gene encoding E3 ubiquitin-protein ligase BRE1 isoform X1 has product MSFSKAKLKRFNDVDVAVCGSPAASNSSAGSAGSATPTAAAAAAPTVQPERKEQIEKFFKDAVRFASSSKEAKEFAIPKEDKKSKGLRLFRTPSLPQRLRFRPTPSHQDVASGSASGASTAASTPLHSAATTPVKEAKSASRLKGKEALQQEIRHKNELIESQLSQLDVLRRHVEQLKEAEAKLREEHELSTAKMEQMIEALTGENLSHKSLNEQMSREHSELLERFANMEQQLHQQREEHERQVDTLIAESEALRLANEQMQAASDERASHQEQLQNQLAELQMEVAQAKERCTMEQAKTAENIVLVEDLQQSNASLLAEVSQLKNQIEQDALNYGQEAKSTQAELECLKVERNTLKNDLANKCTLIRSLQDELLDKNCEIDAHCDTIRQLCREQARQAEQQQAVAKVQQQVESDLEGAVEREKTYWRAELDKRQKLAENELIKIELEKQDVMVLLETTNDMLRQRDEKLQKCEEQLRNGIDYYIQLSDALQQQVVQLKQDMAKTITEKYNYQLTLTNTRATVNILMERLKKSDADVEQFRAELESVQLAKGALEQSYLSLQADAEQLRLQLTESQEALSALRSSSQTLQGEVSLKESMLHELLAGEAETLAKFNQIANSFQERIDGDAQLAHYHELRRKDETREAYMADMKKALDEFATVLQFAQLELDNKEQMLVKVREECEQLKLENIALKSKQPGSGAALLGTPGKANRSNTTDLEKIEDLLCDSELRAECDKITSWLLNSSEKCVRQDNSSEISELLSCKSSPRPAPRTPKATPATPRSPRTPRTPKSAASTPKKTILFAGKENMPSPPQKQVLKARNV; this is encoded by the coding sequence ATGTCCTTCTCCAAGGCCAAGTTGAAGCGCTTCAATGATGTGGATGTGGCCGTTTGCGGCTCGCCAGCTGCCTCGAACAGCTCGGCAGGATCGGCGGGcagtgccacgcccactgcagctgctgctgctgcacccACTGTTCAACCGGAGCGTAAGGAGCAGATTGAGAAGTTCTTCAAGGATGCGGTGCGCTTTGCCTCAAGCTCGAAGGAGGCCAAGGAATTCGCCATTCCCAAGGAGGACAAGAAGTCCAAGGGTCTAAGGCTGTTCCGTACCCCATCGCTGCCACAGCGTCTTCGCTTCCGCCCCACTCCAAGCCATCAGGATGTGGCAAGCGGCAGCGCCAGTGGCGCCTCCACTGCTGCCTCCACCCCCTTGCACTCGGCAGCCACCACGCCGGTGAAGGAGGCCAAGTCCGCCAGCCGCTTGAAGGGCAAGGAGGCCCTGCAGCAGGAGATCCGCCACAAGAACGAACTGATCGAGAGCCAGCTGAGTCAGTTGGATGTCCTGCGCCGCCATGTGGAGCAGCTGAAGGAGGCCGAGGCCAAGCTGCGCGAGGAGCACGAACTCTCCACCGCCAAAATGGAGCAGATGATTGAGGCTTTGACAGGCGAGAATCTCTCGCACAAGTCCCTGAATGAACAGATGTCCCGGGAGCACTCCGAACTCCTGGAGCGATTCGCCAACATGGAGCAGCAATTGCACCAGCAGCGGGAGGAGCACGAGCGCCAGGTGGACACCCTGATTGCTGAGAGTGAGGCTCTGCGTCTGGCCAACGAGCAGATGCAGGCGGCAAGCGACGAGCGGGCCTCCCACCAGGAGCAGCTTCAAAACCAGCTGGCCGAGCTCCAGATGGAGGTGGCCCAGGCCAAGGAGCGTTGCACCATGGAGCAGGCTAAGACCGCAGAGAACATCGTGTTGGTGGAAGATCTCCAACAGAGCAATGCTTCGCTCCTGGCTGAGGTGAGCCAACTGAAGAATCAGATCGAACAGGATGCTCTGAACTATGGCCAGGAGGCAAAGAGCACCCAGGCGGAGTTGGAGTGCCTGAAGGTTGAGCGCAATACCCTGAAGAACGACCTGGCCAACAAGTGCACACTCATCCGTTCGCTGCAGGACGAGTTGCTGGACAAGAACTGCGAGATTGATGCCCACTGCGACACCATCAGGCAGCTGTGCCGGGAGCAGGCTCGCCAGGCGGAGCAACAGCAGGCGGTGGCCAAGGTGCAGCAGCAGGTGGAGAGCGATCTGGAGGGCGCCGTGGAGCGTGAGAAGACCTACTGGCGCGCCGAGCTGGACAAGCGCCAGAAGCTGGCCGAGAACGAGCTCATCAAGATCGAGCTCGAGAAGCAGGATGTGATGGTGCTGCTGGAGACCACCAACGATATGCTGCGCCAGCGAGACGAGAAGCTCCAGAAGTGCGAGGAGCAACTGCGAAACGGCATCGACTACTACATCCAGCTGAGCGATGCCCTGCAGCAGCAGGTCGTGCAACTGAAGCAGGACATGGCCAAGACCATCACGGAGAAGTACAACTACCAGCTGACCCTGACCAACACTCGGGCCACCGTCAACATTCTGATGGAGCGACTGAAGAAGTCGGACGCCGATGTGGAGCAATTCCGAGCGGAGCTTGAGTCTGTGCAGCTGGCCAAGGGCGCCCTGGAGCAGAGCTACCTGAGCCTGCAAGCGGATGCGGAGCAACTGCGTCTACAACTGACCGAGAGCCAGGAGGCACTCTCTGCCTTGAGATCCTCTTCCCAGACGCTGCAGGGCGAGGTATCGTTGAAGGAGTCCATGCTCCATGAACTGCTCGCCGGCGAGGCAGAGACTTTGGCCAAATTCAATCAGATTGCTAACTCGTTCCAGGAGCGAATCGACGGGGATGCCCAGCTGGCCCACTACCACGAGCTGCGCCGCAAGGACGAGACCCGCGAGGCCTACATGGCCGACATGAAGAAGGCCCTGGACGAGTTCGCCACCGTGCTGCAGTTCGCCCAGCTGGAGCTGGACAACAAGGAGCAGATGCTGGTTAAGGTGCGCGAGGAGTGTGAGCAGCTGAAGCTGGAGAACATTGCCTTGAAATCGAAGCAGCCAGGCTCCGGTGCCGCTCTCCTGGGCACCCCCGGCAAGGCCAACCGCTCCAACACCACCGACCTGGAAAAGATCGAAGATCTGCTCTGCGACTCGGAACTGCGTGCCGAGTGCGACAAGATCACCTCGTGGCTGCTCAACTCCTCGGAGAAGTGCGTGCGCCAGGATAACAGCAGCGAGATCAGTGAGCTGCTCTCCTGCAAATCCTCGCCTCGTCCCGCCCCACGCACTCCCAAGGCCACTCCGGCCACGCCCCGCAGCCCCAGGACACCGCGCACTCCCAAGTCGGCGGCCAGCACGCCGAAGAAGACGATCCTGTTCGCCGGCAAGGAGAACATGCCCAGCCCGCCCCAGAAGCAGGTGCTTAAGGCGCGCAATGTCTAG
- the LOC26514740 gene encoding intracellular protein transport protein USO1 isoform X2, with translation MSFSKAKLKRFNDVDVAVCGSPAASNSSAGSAGSATPTAAAAAAPTVQPERKEQIEKFFKDAVRFASSSKEAKEFAIPKEDKKSKGLRLFRTPSLPQRLRFRPTPSHQDVASGSASGASTAASTPLHSAATTPVKEAKSASRLKGKEALQQEIRHKNELIESQLSQLDVLRRHVEQLKEAEAKLREEHELSTAKMEQMIEALTGENLSHKSLNEQMSREHSELLERFANMEQQLHQQREEHERQVDTLIAESEALRLANEQMQAASDERASHQEQLQNQLAELQMEVAQAKERCTMEQAKTAENIVLVEDLQQSNASLLAEVSQLKNQIEQDALNYGQEAKSTQAELECLKVERNTLKNDLANKCTLIRSLQDELLDKNCEIDAHCDTIRQLCREQARQAEQQQAVAKVQQQVESDLEGAVEREKTYWRAELDKRQKLAENELIKIELEKQDVMVLLETTNDMLRQRDEKLQKCEEQLRNGIDYYIQLSDALQQQVVQLKQDMAKTITEKYNYQLTLTNTRATVNILMERLKKSDADVEQFRAELESVQLAKGALEQSYLSLQADAEQLRLQLTESQEALSALRSSSQTLQGEERIDGDAQLAHYHELRRKDETREAYMADMKKALDEFATVLQFAQLELDNKEQMLVKVREECEQLKLENIALKSKQPGSGAALLGTPGKANRSNTTDLEKIEDLLCDSELRAECDKITSWLLNSSEKCVRQDNSSEISELLSCKSSPRPAPRTPKATPATPRSPRTPRTPKSAASTPKKTILFAGKENMPSPPQKQVLKARNV, from the exons ATGTCCTTCTCCAAGGCCAAGTTGAAGCGCTTCAATGATGTGGATGTGGCCGTTTGCGGCTCGCCAGCTGCCTCGAACAGCTCGGCAGGATCGGCGGGcagtgccacgcccactgcagctgctgctgctgcacccACTGTTCAACCGGAGCGTAAGGAGCAGATTGAGAAGTTCTTCAAGGATGCGGTGCGCTTTGCCTCAAGCTCGAAGGAGGCCAAGGAATTCGCCATTCCCAAGGAGGACAAGAAGTCCAAGGGTCTAAGGCTGTTCCGTACCCCATCGCTGCCACAGCGTCTTCGCTTCCGCCCCACTCCAAGCCATCAGGATGTGGCAAGCGGCAGCGCCAGTGGCGCCTCCACTGCTGCCTCCACCCCCTTGCACTCGGCAGCCACCACGCCGGTGAAGGAGGCCAAGTCCGCCAGCCGCTTGAAGGGCAAGGAGGCCCTGCAGCAGGAGATCCGCCACAAGAACGAACTGATCGAGAGCCAGCTGAGTCAGTTGGATGTCCTGCGCCGCCATGTGGAGCAGCTGAAGGAGGCCGAGGCCAAGCTGCGCGAGGAGCACGAACTCTCCACCGCCAAAATGGAGCAGATGATTGAGGCTTTGACAGGCGAGAATCTCTCGCACAAGTCCCTGAATGAACAGATGTCCCGGGAGCACTCCGAACTCCTGGAGCGATTCGCCAACATGGAGCAGCAATTGCACCAGCAGCGGGAGGAGCACGAGCGCCAGGTGGACACCCTGATTGCTGAGAGTGAGGCTCTGCGTCTGGCCAACGAGCAGATGCAGGCGGCAAGCGACGAGCGGGCCTCCCACCAGGAGCAGCTTCAAAACCAGCTGGCCGAGCTCCAGATGGAGGTGGCCCAGGCCAAGGAGCGTTGCACCATGGAGCAGGCTAAGACCGCAGAGAACATCGTGTTGGTGGAAGATCTCCAACAGAGCAATGCTTCGCTCCTGGCTGAGGTGAGCCAACTGAAGAATCAGATCGAACAGGATGCTCTGAACTATGGCCAGGAGGCAAAGAGCACCCAGGCGGAGTTGGAGTGCCTGAAGGTTGAGCGCAATACCCTGAAGAACGACCTGGCCAACAAGTGCACACTCATCCGTTCGCTGCAGGACGAGTTGCTGGACAAGAACTGCGAGATTGATGCCCACTGCGACACCATCAGGCAGCTGTGCCGGGAGCAGGCTCGCCAGGCGGAGCAACAGCAGGCGGTGGCCAAGGTGCAGCAGCAGGTGGAGAGCGATCTGGAGGGCGCCGTGGAGCGTGAGAAGACCTACTGGCGCGCCGAGCTGGACAAGCGCCAGAAGCTGGCCGAGAACGAGCTCATCAAGATCGAGCTCGAGAAGCAGGATGTGATGGTGCTGCTGGAGACCACCAACGATATGCTGCGCCAGCGAGACGAGAAGCTCCAGAAGTGCGAGGAGCAACTGCGAAACGGCATCGACTACTACATCCAGCTGAGCGATGCCCTGCAGCAGCAGGTCGTGCAACTGAAGCAGGACATGGCCAAGACCATCACGGAGAAGTACAACTACCAGCTGACCCTGACCAACACTCGGGCCACCGTCAACATTCTGATGGAGCGACTGAAGAAGTCGGACGCCGATGTGGAGCAATTCCGAGCGGAGCTTGAGTCTGTGCAGCTGGCCAAGGGCGCCCTGGAGCAGAGCTACCTGAGCCTGCAAGCGGATGCGGAGCAACTGCGTCTACAACTGACCGAGAGCCAGGAGGCACTCTCTGCCTTGAGATCCTCTTCCCAGACGCTGCAGGGCGAG GAGCGAATCGACGGGGATGCCCAGCTGGCCCACTACCACGAGCTGCGCCGCAAGGACGAGACCCGCGAGGCCTACATGGCCGACATGAAGAAGGCCCTGGACGAGTTCGCCACCGTGCTGCAGTTCGCCCAGCTGGAGCTGGACAACAAGGAGCAGATGCTGGTTAAGGTGCGCGAGGAGTGTGAGCAGCTGAAGCTGGAGAACATTGCCTTGAAATCGAAGCAGCCAGGCTCCGGTGCCGCTCTCCTGGGCACCCCCGGCAAGGCCAACCGCTCCAACACCACCGACCTGGAAAAGATCGAAGATCTGCTCTGCGACTCGGAACTGCGTGCCGAGTGCGACAAGATCACCTCGTGGCTGCTCAACTCCTCGGAGAAGTGCGTGCGCCAGGATAACAGCAGCGAGATCAGTGAGCTGCTCTCCTGCAAATCCTCGCCTCGTCCCGCCCCACGCACTCCCAAGGCCACTCCGGCCACGCCCCGCAGCCCCAGGACACCGCGCACTCCCAAGTCGGCGGCCAGCACGCCGAAGAAGACGATCCTGTTCGCCGGCAAGGAGAACATGCCCAGCCCGCCCCAGAAGCAGGTGCTTAAGGCGCGCAATGTCTAG
- the LOC6500413 gene encoding uncharacterized protein LOC6500413, translating into MNSLATIIISLILLVPSIPQSYGDDQVKVLSYNPTYEIWFFLPDGRPKWVSPNVEKAYFEARGNGGVCYKDDWYYCKTGEKIKE; encoded by the exons ATGAACTCGCTGGCTACAATAATAATTTCACTTATCCTTCTGGTTCCGTCCATACCGCAAAG CTATGGCGACGACCAAGTCAAAGTCCTGTCCTATAATCCCACCTATGAGATTTGGTTTTTCCTGCCAGACGGCAGACCGAAGTGGGTTTCGCCGAATGTAGAGAAAGCATATTTTGAGGCAAGAGGAAATGGAGGAGTTTGCTATAAAGATGATTGGTATTACTGCAAAactggagaaaaaataaaagagtaa